The genomic interval ACGTAACAGAAGATGATGGACCTTTGTCACCTAGCGTGACTGCCAAATTACCTCCATTAGATGTTACTTTAGAAGAAGCTAGGTTATTGGGATATAAACCACATAGGGATGATTATGAAAGGGTAaacgaatcatttttttttttttgaaaaattcatagtcttaaaatgaattttgtacAGGAGTATAACATGGAGGCGGAACAATTGGTGTGTAAACTCGTATTAGATCCCGAACAAGACACTGAAATGGAGATAGTATTGAAATTGGCCATTATAGATATGTACGTAAGGAGATTGCGAGAAAGGGCGAGAAGGAAAAGAATCGTAAGAGATTATCAATTAGTGGCCAAATATTTCGCTAATATGCGAAAGGATCCGACAAAAATGCCGCAACTTACTAAAGAACAGAGGtaaactatcaaaaaatatatatacgaatgattatttttagtttgattgttatttttagGGAGTTGAGGGATAGATTTCGCGTTTTTTCTCAATTCCTGTCATCGGGGGAACACGAAAGACTCATCGCGAGCCTGGAGAGAGAAAAAGAACTTCGACATCGATTATCTGAACTAATTAAATATCGCAGTCTTGGTCTCACCACTCAGGACGAAATTATTCATTATGAACAACACGCGGCACACGAGAGGCAACAACAGTTGAGGCAGAGTAATAACAAATCTGTAAGTTTTTGGTAAATTTGATTTATAGGGGAAATAATGGGGTATGTCGTATTTGCTATAAGAAATGTATCAAacaattaattttgttgttCGAGTGGattatttagaattttgttAGTGTCTCAAGTTATTTGAGATCATTTGGAATTTGCTACtgaacaattttaatattatagaGGCCCATGGAgtcaacaacaaaataaaaatgagaaattgtccatgtttttcgaaaaaactgccctgaaatttaaatatgtcaacctaataagtattttgaaatactttgaggcttttttgaaattttggactGATATAATAGGTAATTGCCTGTAGATGTCATCTAAATAGCCTTTTAGGCAATACTCTTGAAATTTTTCATCGAAAGTTTGTTACAATAGGTAAAATTGTCTATAGGTGTCATTGAAATAACTCTTTATGgcagaatttttgatttttttgactgTTGATTATAATAGGTAATTAGCTATAGTTGCCATTGAATTAGCTATTTTGgcttaaattttgttataatagcTAATTGGTTATAGGCTTCATTAAAATAATCTTATGGAcataaatttccttttttttttcgtctaaTCAAGTTGCTGTTATACATAATTGTATATAGATGTCATCGAAATAGCTTTTTAGGCCtaaattttgggtatttttggcCAAAAGTTTGCTATAATAGGTAATAGGCtaaaagtttcattaaaataacCTTTTTGgcctaaattttgaatttttccaactAATCAATTTGCTGTAATAGATAATTGGCTATAGATGTTATCAAAATAGCTTTTTAGTCCtgaattttggatatttttggcCAAAAGTTTGCTGTAATAGATAATTGGCATAGATGCCATTTAAATAGGTTTCTAAGTCAAAATTTTGGATTATCTTTGCCAAAAGTTTACTACAATTGGTGATTGCCTATAGCAgtcattgaaataaatttccagGTCTATATAGTCTATAGATGTcatcaaaataactttttaggtctaatttttgaatttctactGTCAAAAATCTACTGCAATAAGTTATTGATTATAGTCGTCATCAAAATAGCTGACTactaaatttttaatgttaaatttgGCCCCGCACATTATGGGATTTCTTCTTATACTATAATTGTCAACTTTAACAAAACTATGTAACTATAAATGCTACTAacaattttatactaaattcaAAGTTCACTTTACTTTGAGACAtcccttattttgatattatgcaTGTTTATttgagtttaataaaaaaattagtcgTTTTGCAACAATATCGAGATATAAATGTTcctagtatttttttatttaattttttgatgataCATTTTAGAATATTCGGTGACACACCCCAATATTTCCTCAAAAGCTCCTCAAGCTGCTCCCTAATAGATATAAtcaattcatttgaatatttttaaagtcaatTGATTATTTACCGTTTCCAAAAcgaaataattatcaaaataattttaataattacctCAAACAGTGGAAATTTATCTCAATTGACTTTAATTACACTATCACACCTTCGGGATATATTCTGAATGTAACAGaagcatttttattattaaacaaatatcgATACTCGTTAGTATGTAGAAAATGTTCTGATTCCATCAATTTTTGTctctaattttatttcatgtcATCTCACGGTGTGTCTCATAAGCAGTCTAATCATACAAGAAACACTTCATATAATAACCGAAACAGATTGTATCAGTTTGCATTTCACTTAGGGCAGCAGTGGCTATGTAACGCGGGAGTACCACCACCAAAACGGGTAAGtacgttttttatttcaatcaatttaacCCCTAAAACATCATCTGTAATATCcctttttcaattttgcttCTGGGGTAGTTGTTTTTGTCGTCTCCGGATAGTAAATCGAAAGTTGGTAGATAAAAGtggataaaatagaaatttgaggTTGCTTCGTTAACAGAACTCTTTAGCGGagtaaaagaaatttttttatattcgaatttataaatataaaaatttttactaccgaaattttaatgtgaatttttttaatgtagaaAAAGCGGAGATCAAGACACAGGTTCCATAGAAAAAAAGTTCACGTGGGCACAAAACGACGCATGCGACACCAACAGTTACTCCTTCAACAACAACTCGAACTCGGTTAGCTCGTCTGATGTATCGACTTTACAACATTGTCCAATGGGCAATCTCTTATCGGAAAATGAAATTCATGTAAGTAATTACCACGAAAGTTTATTGGTGAATCGAATATCTCAGGAAATTAGGGGAATTCCAATTTCGACCAGTTTTCTTTTATACTAGAACTATTTCTTCTTCTGACGAAATCTGTACTTGTCTGTTTCTGTTAGATCTCTCATTAGGTGCTACCTGAGGAGTTAGTACTTTGTGAGGAAGTTTAGTTTCGTTTTGTTGAGATCAAATGAAAATGGGagttctagaaaatattttttttatctataaggCTTTGGAGCAGCGATAGATGTGGTGCTTCACGTCTTTGAGTGACCGGAAACTTGgtctagataatttttattattctcatatatttaatcatttttttccttttgttcCTTGTCAGaagtatttttttgatgatattcAATAAGGAGACGTTTTGGAACTAGTTGATCCCTAATTTCTTTGTTATACTCACATAATCTGCACTCATCAGTCTCCGTTGGATCTTATTTGGTGCTAAGGATACCAGTAAGGAAGTTCAACTTGTGTTGGCACAGATGCAGTTTTCTCTTGCcctctttattttttgttcatttcttcttcagtttttcaTTCTTTTCTCGTTACTTCGTgctttaaaaattcttttcttgccctttttattttttgtccatTTCTTCAGTTTTTCATTCTTGTTCTTGTTACTTCGTGCTTCAAACATTCTTTTCTTGCCCTCTTTATTGTTTGTCCATTTCCTCTTCAGTTTTTCTTTCTTGTTCTTGTCCTTCGTGCATAAAATATTCTTCTCTTGTTTTTATCGTCCAGCTTATACTTGGTCTTCCTTTCTTGTTTTAGTAACTTTGTACTCCATTTATCCAGCTTTTTCTTCTTCCTTAtaatcttcttttatttttgtaacgtcgtgctttttatatttctattattaattgtttttcttttgggATCTAATATTTGTTTCgaatttggataattttctaGATCAATGTTAAATACAATTCGAGATTAACATTGTACATAGTGATTTTATAGATGAAATATTAacacaaattcatttttttagcTTTGTGCTAGTTTAAATATTCGTCCCATTCATTATACTACAATGAAATCATTATTAATACAggtaactatttttttttgtagatagtCCTTACTAATGAAGTTCCTGGTATTGTACTATCGTTGTTACATCGTTTTTATTACACTAGAACACCAGAAAAGTGgaaaatcattaaatttcaattatttttcttttgattgtttttatgtagaaaaaattacaagaagaataaaaaattagtattgGGGCTTTAAATGCTTTTCTACGtattattgttgataattttgatgAAGGTGATTTTTCGATTCTGTAGAGccaaagaataaatttttttaaataatttttttcgaaatgtttgttttttgcatgtattaaccaaaaaaatgacattttgaaccaaaaaatcatataaaaatccTTTAGTGAACAAAAGCTCTTtccatgaaatttttcaaaaattattaaaatcagatgatttttcgattttataggaccaaaaaacaattattacgATGGTAttggtttttttgttgtttttatatgattattttatatataaccaaaaaaatcatataaaaaccTTTACTGAggaaattctaatatttttttcataaagtttctgaaaaatcattgaaattggatgcttttttatgattttctttgaaaatgtcTGTTTTTGTGTATGTTAATccaaaaaaatgacatttagaATCCCAAAATCTTTACCAAACAAATTCTCTTGTGTTTTTCATGAATTCATGaatagttttatgaaaataaaatttgttatttggttttttttatgattaagatcgttttttatatatatattaacaaaaaaccatataaaaatatttagagccacataaatttttcaaaaaattattaaaataatattaaaaacagttGTTACGTTgtttttaagattatttttcaaaaagttcgttttttgtgtatatttgaatgacaaaaaaatcacatttcaaATCATAAAACCACATGAAACGtccaacatttttttcatgaagttttcccaaaatcattaaaatcaggggaattttcgattttataaagtcaaaaaaaaacaactattaTGATGATtctatgaaaatgaaatttttttgactatttttcaaaatgttcgaaTTTTGTGTgtgttaacaaaaaaaaatgacattcagaaccaaaaaatcatttaaaaatcgTTACTGagcatatttttttcaagaaattttccaaaaattattgaaatcacatgatttttcgatttcatagagccaaaaaaacaattttgtattgttcttgatgttttttttgtatattaaccaaaaaaattaacatctaAAGTCATGAagctatataaatttttttcccaagcaaattctaatatttctttttatgaaattttaaaaaatcatcaaaattagatgtgttttatgattatttttcaaaatgtttgttttctatggaatttaaccaaaaaaattccatttaaagttataaaatcatTACTGAgcaaatttccatatttttttttcaagaaatttttcaaaaattattgaaatcagatgatttttcgatttcatAGGgccaaaaaacaattttgtattgtttttgatgttttctttttgtatattcaccaaaaaattaacatttcaagtcatgaaattataaatattttgcaaagcaaattccaatatttttttataaaatttttcaaaaatcatcaaaatgaGACGTTTTTTTAGTgggtatttttcaaaatgtttgttttctatggaatttaaccaaaaaaaaatatttaaaatctttCGCTaacaatttctaatattttttccatgaaattttccaaaaataattgaaatcagATGCGATTCTACTGAATCAATAAAGAATAATCACGATAGTTCAAAATCACCTGGCTTTTTTCatgacaataataaaaattgttttatcattttttattttattttttcaggaCAACCTGCAATCTCCTGGTAAATACCGAAACGTATCGACGGACGCCGATTCTCTTGAAATTAGTACAAAAGACGTCATAACACGATATTTAACTTACAGCGGTTGGTTACCGAATGTGTCTTTTTGACATTCCGAAGACATCAAAGACATCGATGAAGATTAcgattaaatttattattaaaaacaagaaaaatcgattcagaaaccaaatttttcgatttaaaaaccTTTTCCACGCAAATCGATTAtcgattaaatatttttaacacgttAACCGCCCATTACCATCACCAATAACATTCGACTCATATTCGTTATAAATACGCACAAAGATGTTTTTTCAATCCAATTTAatgttatttgttattaaataaataaatttttttttcgaacgaATCGCCTATTTTCAAAAAGTCCTATCGCTAGAATCGCTACGAGCGAATTGTTCCCCGTTGGTTTGCAAATTactcaaatatttttcgtaaGCGTCgtattcttcttctgtttcGAATAACTTCTTATGATCCAACACCTCCAATAATTTATATTGTTCCAATATACCGTGAATTTTGTTacaacaatatttaatttcccTTTTCGTAACTTCGTTCATTAACGGAAAATTCCTAAACGGCGTCCATCTTCTTGTACGATCCATTTTGACGGGTTGAGAAAATACCACGCCCTTCGGTATACCGAATGAtcctaaaaacaaatttttttatctatagaATCGTTTGGAGGGGGATATTTCACCGTCAGAACAAACTCCCAACGATATAATCTCGTCGCCGATTTCTTCGGCGGTCCACAATTTCAAAAGCGACGTTATCGCTCTCACTTTACTGAATATCGGCGGGCGACgtaattttgtttgtaattctTTCTGTAAAATACGTTTCCGTAAATAATATCAACGAAATGTTTCGATTATTTACCGCGAAATCTTCGGTTTCGTTCGTTATGTCGTTCGAAGTTTTTAGTAAATACGACATCATTCTAATTTCGGCGTGGGCTATTCCTAAAGGTAAAGTAGAACCTTTAGGAGACGACAGACtcctgaaaagaaaaaaaatatggaattgtatcgttaaatcgaatcgaaagtgtaaatgttttaaatttgaggttatgtttacccGAAACGCCGTTTTGTATATCGTTAGACAAATACACACGATTTACAATCGCGGTATTTTTAACTTGATATAAGAAGGGAATATACACACAAATATGGCGTATCCTTTTTGGAATTTTCGTTCGGCGTTTTGGCCCAGGAAAATCGCCTCCATTACGCGtcgtaattttttatatttggttGGAATACTAGGCGGGTTTAGTTCCATCAGAATGGCgtaattttggataattttttttatttaaagttggTAATACTGAACAATTTGATTCCTGATAAAGTCACCGTGCTTTCTACTCGATTTCTTATAATTCAATGTTGTTTTACTTGAATTGTGCCGTTTGTTACCAACATATTTGTTCAAAATGGCGTCATTTTAGGTAATTTCCTTAATTTAAAGTCGGTAAAACTAGTCAAATTGATTCGGGTTAATTAATCATACTTTCTACTCGATTTTTAATAGTTAAAGGTTGTTTTTCTTGAATTGTGGGGTTTGGTACCAACATATTTGATCAAAATGGCGtcattttgagtaatttttataatttaagatTGGCTGAATACTTCAATCTATGAATAAATTACCATGatttctatcaaaatttcaaaactcgGATTTTCAAGCTTTTCGTGTTTCGTGTATTTGGACACCAACAAATCGTGTCAAAAAGGCGTCGACTCTTTTAATATTGGGCCCTGGAATCCTAGCTCAACAAATCGTCGCTTTAggtcattttttaaattctctGTTGGCGATACGATTGTCAAAATTGTGTACTAAAATAACGCCGCTTCGAAATTTTCTATTGGTAGTACTGCGACAGgcaaaaatttgccacaaaatGGCGTCGCTTGTGGGAAATTTAAAAGTTTCTGTTGGTGGTACTCAGAACTTTTGGAAATCTACTTAAAAATGGCGtcgtttttgataaatttatccGTTTCCGAAATGGCGCCGCTTCCAGTAATTTCATACTTTTCTGTTGCTAAAACTGCGCCTGTCAAGAATCTTGGGCAAAATGACGCCgctttcagtaattttttactgCTGCCGCTGCCGCGTCTCTTCTAGAAAGTTTTGAGATTTTCTGCTTTTAAGCGCCAATAATTACACCCAAAAAAAATCGTTCCTATAATGACATCGATTCTGCTAAATTTCCGTTGTAATACTGGGACGATTAATTTAGACATGGCGTCAAATCTTTTATATCGTTCGTTTCAATTTGAATTCGTGCACAAAAAATCTTTCCtaagtttcgaaaaattttataattccaccgagaaaaagtgaaaaaattgcaaaatcaACATCACTTTTCAATCGTCGTCGTCCCAACTTTTCCTTTTATTTCGTCCTGCTATCACCACCCAATCTTCTACTTCCCTTTTTTCCCTTCATTCATCTTCTACCCGGCCAGAATTAaccaaattaaaaatggaaactCACCTTTTGAATGGCATTCTCATGTCGgccttataaataatattcctCACGTCTACGAAATGATTTGTACCCACGAATCCCCAAACTGCCGGAGCGCTAATTCTACTCACCGGCACCCCGGTTTTAGCCGAAACGCTTTTTATATACGGGAATCCCTTATCGGCCGTTATGGCgacgatatttttaaattttttcgatcGACAAGCCACCGATAAACACGACGTTAAAAAACAAACTGGTCCGTTGTTCGCCATTATTATTTTAGTGCTACGTTTGTTGTGACTGTTGACAAATCCCGCCAATATGTCCATTCGGCAATAACAACGTCTCAAAAACATTTCTTCCGTTTCGACGTCATGTCTAAAAACATATCATCATCAATCATCTTACAAAACTTCCcctgtatacaaaaaaaatgagaatttctATAACCCACTGCCTTTTTGACATTGAAAATCATCATCGCCCTGTATATGTTACGTATACATCCCAATTCGACCAATCACATCACGGAAACATGCTAATGACTTTTTGACGTTGTTAACTTTTCCGATACACCCCGCACGTACGTCATAACACATTTTCGGctttatttttcctttatacTAAGCcctgtatacaaaaaaatgaaaatttccataaaCAACAGCATATTTGACATTGAAAATCATCATCGCCCTGTATATATTACGTATTCGACCAATCACATCACGGAAACACACTAACGACTTTTTGACATCCTTTATAACCTTCACGTAACGCCTTTTTGGTATGGACCTCCATTCAACCTACGCTGCTTAGAAAAAACATTTTGCATCTACTATACAGTGACGTCATTCATCTGGATGTCAACAATATTCTGACCTATATAATAACCATCTTCACCAATCAAAACCGTCTAAATCCACCCCAACGTGATTCTGAAATGACTGTAATCCATTCGaatcagaatattttcaattattttaaccAAACCCTTTCGGCCATTTTGACGTTATTCATATTCCTTTCCGCTGGGGTTCCCCTACCACTTTTCCTTAAGACGTAGAACAGAGGGCGTTTTGTTGTGACTCCCCATCCGCTGCATCAACCAGATTCAGTCACCCGATTTTTCCGTATTTATAAAACACACTGTATACTTACCTAGAAAATTCTTCGATATTAATAACGATGTCTGCATCTTGCATTACTTGAGTTTTAGTTTCGCACACAAAGACCATGTCGTGTTTACCGAATATTTTACTTTCGTTTAAATAACTTGCGTACTGCTGCATAGTTTCGTATTTTTTACTAtcgatattttgataataatcgaATAATTTGAATACCATGCCTTGAGATTTCCATAATTCTTTTATTTCGACCAATTCGTTTATCAAAAAGCAAGTTTGGGGATTCGAAGCCCCCAAAATCGTTATCACTTGTACGGCTCGTTTCCTAGCGGTTTCcgaattttccagaaaaaactTTAATACGAACggatcataataataaaatagttttacgTAGTCACACCCTGTATTCCGAAATATACACCATTTTATTGGACTATATACATCATATATCGACGCCATATTGTATAACGCCATATAACATTACAATTTACCTAAAGGAACGTATTTCTGATTATCAAGTTGGTTATATAGTTCTATGGTTATGACGTCATTACCATTGATCAGGGTAGTGATGTATATTTCGAACAACAACTACTTCGGTTACTCTGGTCGATTCTGTCAAAATAACTTACTTTTAAATTATCCTCAGCGAGATACTCCAATTCCTGTTTTGAAATTAACGATTCTAAACCGTAATAACAATAAACGTGTTCCCAAAATTCGGCTAATCCAccaattagatatttttttcctCCCCACATGTTTATTTCTTTCCATATTAATGGGCTCTCGGTTATGTACcaagtattttctttattcagATGTTCCAGATAAACCTGGAAgtaattttttaggttttttgtcaaatatattgattatttcacCTACTGCCCaatctttagctaatttttcgacttttttgaaaacaaaatttggaagtTTATCTGCCAAATATTGGGCTACATAAATAGCGTGTACGAAATTCGGACAATCGGGTTTACCGTTAATTACGAAGTAAGGCATTTTATGACGTTTCACTATTAACGAAATATGACATTTAATTATATGTTCGAAAAATAACCCTGCACTATGTGTACTTTAAGTACTCTTGGAGTACTCGATTTAGAGCCAATGTCGGTTCACTCATACTTCGCTAAAAACCGCCTAACATGGCgtcaaattaaatcatttttttagtttaatgttGGTAATACTGGGAAATTCGATTTTGGATAAAGctcttatgttttttttttgataaataatcttgattttaaatctattttgatagaagaaaattaatttcaaaactatattttcgaaCTTACTATCCATAACTCGTTAATTTACTTTATCCTTCGTTTGGACGCCCCAATATGGCGTTGATACtagtaattttaaaattttctgttgGGGATTTTGAGAGGATTTAGTGGTTTCTacgtttattcatttttcactatttaCTGCCCAATTTTCTAAATCTGCCCCAAAAGgcgtttgtttttattttgtctcCACCAATTGTGCGTTTTCCAAAAATTAgattaaatatttcttccagTTTAGTCATTTTTGAAGTTTGATGTTGTCAATATTGTTTTCAGTACACCTCTGCGCGTTTTGAAGTCAATGTTATAGAATATCTATCAGTGTACACTAATACAGAGCAGAGTTGGTTGTCTAAAACTTTGTTGTACATCGTCTACATAAAAGGCAACGATAACTCTGAAGAAGCAGAACTGAAAGTTGACACTGACGtttattgttttgattggaTATTTTCTCATGATCTCTCGAATTCATTAAAAGTTCTAAAGTTATGTGAACATCTGTCAGCGTTGAGTGgagctttaaaaaaattttacaaaatttttgtttcaaatatgtTAAACCTTATGTAACTAAATGTGTTCGCGTGAAAACCTATAAAAATGATTGAACTTGAGTTAAAAGGACCAATTTTCACAGATAGgtgaaaaataatggaagaatATGAAGATGAATCAGATATTAAcgaacaaatttttcataataacgtTAGAGAGCAAATTGTAAGtaaaataacgatttttaatTGTGTACAAAAGTCCAATTTTTATCTTTGACGTGCCcaaaattttatagtattttcatACTTtgtatcttttaattttttaattattagaactataaaatatttaataaaatacgtGTTCAGAGTATCATACAGTAACTATAGAAATTGTgttcattatattataaaaaataaataaaaatacgttttttcaaTTGAGCAATTGACTTgttatcaaattaaattgactATTTTActtgtaattaattaattacgaGTGTTTAAAAGTGTTATTAAACGCCTGTTTTTTTAGTAGAAAATGAGATGATTAGTTTTATCTCATTTAATAGCTTATCTTTACATAATTACGTAGCAAcagatttatttcaattttccgTTTATCGAAATAATTCTAGTttttataaactgaaaaaaaaaaatgtgaaagtaTTGACAAGAGgaaaaaatgtaaacatttaaaggttatttattttccaaGAGTTTCAGGGCTCAAATGAAGTCAACTTCAGTATTCATACTGTTTTTTGTGCATTCCTATAATGAAATATCGACCGTCTTCACTCTTCATTTTCTATTGGACTTATTTTTCTTAGTATAATTTCTGATGAAACCCTACAAGGACTTGTTTCTCATGATATACTTCCTGATGAAGCCCTATAAGGACTTATTCCTCATCAGGTTCTTCCTAATCCAGCCCTATAAGGGAGATAATAAGAAGTTATAACTGGTCTCTGCCTCTAAATCTTGGACCTAACACTATTTTGGATCTAACTGTgtgaacattttaaaaattcattccaagaggtatctttttttttgaaatatagtgACAAAAGGGAAGGAATGTGACATTCTAAGGTTTATTTGGCTGTTTTAAACATCTGCATCTCCCTTTTTGAGTTCCAaagttcaaataaattgaatttaagttTCAGTACTGACTTAATTAACTTTGGTCTTGATTCCTAGAGGATTTTcatctaaaactttttttgtgcATTCCTGTAAATTTCAACCTTCCCTTCACTTTTCAGTTTCCGTTAGACTCATTCCTCATCAGATACTTCCTGATTCATCCCTATAAGGGAGATAATAAGAAGTTATGACTTGTCTTTGTCTCCAAATCTTGATCCTAAGAGTTTTTTGGATCTAACTGTGTGAAAATTCATTCTGAGAGGGTatgatttctttttcttttgaaatatagtGACAAAAGGAAAGAAATGTGACATTCGAAggtttatttttgtatctgCATCTTCCTTTTTGAGTACCAAAGTTCagataaattgaatttaagttTCAGTACTGATTTAAATTAGCTATGGTTTTGACTCCTACATCTGCATCTCTCTTTTTGAGTTTTAAAGTTTAAgtatattgaatttgattatcAGTAATGACTTAAATTTACTTTGGTCTTGACTCCTACagaatttttatctaaaactttttttgtgcATTCTTGTAAGCACATTTCGACCTTTCCTTAACTTTTCAGTTTCTGTTAGATTAATTCCTCATCAGATACTTCCTGATTCAGCCCTATAAGTAAGATATTAAGAAGTTGCAGCTTATAGTTAGTTCCAAAACTAGATGCTAACAATTTTTGGATCAAGTATtgtagaaattttgaaaattcatttgaagAATCAACTTTTTGAAACCCACATCATAGAAGGACGTTTTTACTTCTTCTCTGATGCAAATCAAGTGAGATAAGACTATTAATTCATTACCAATGGCAGGTTGTATATATCTGAATGCAACTAAGACATCTAGTTGATCATgatctcaaaatatttacaatttaaataaaaactactgATAACAAGcttgtattataaatatttgaattgaataaaattattgtcgTGGTTCAATTTAAAACGAATTTTATTGTTATCTGGCTCGCAGCTATTTTAAATTGTTGTGTTTACTTTCGCTAGCGGAAAGCAAGGTCAAACAGTgggtaaatataaataaaacgatTTCGTCTACGAGggacagtttgtttttaaaaatttaataatcgaTCTAGGCCAGACAACGATCGAAAACGCGAAATGTCGGTTTATACCGGAAggaaatgttttaaaatgacCGAAAATATTTCTCCTATTAGTCGCCTCCATCcaatgt from Diorhabda sublineata isolate icDioSubl1.1 chromosome 8, icDioSubl1.1, whole genome shotgun sequence carries:
- the LOC130447337 gene encoding transcriptional adapter 2B, translating into MTDLFAKVNCTYCQEEINTVRVKCCVCVDFDICLQCFSVGAEIGPHRNDHAYKFVDHCAASIFGGKGAWTGKEYLQLLDAVELYGFGNWELISEHVETRSPEEVKEEYIARYLDGNIGKATLASVTANKPALIDHVTEDDGPLSPSVTAKLPPLDVTLEEARLLGYKPHRDDYEREYNMEAEQLVCKLVLDPEQDTEMEIVLKLAIIDMYVRRLRERARRKRIVRDYQLVAKYFANMRKDPTKMPQLTKEQRELRDRFRVFSQFLSSGEHERLIASLEREKELRHRLSELIKYRSLGLTTQDEIIHYEQHAAHERQQQLRQSNNKSGSSGYVTREYHHQNGKSGDQDTGSIEKKFTWAQNDACDTNSYSFNNNSNSVSSSDVSTLQHCPMGNLLSENEIHLCASLNIRPIHYTTMKSLLIQDNLQSPGKYRNVSTDADSLEISTKDVITRYLTYSGWLPNVSF
- the LOC130447890 gene encoding putative malate dehydrogenase 1B; its protein translation is MPYFVINGKPDCPNFVHAIYVAQYLADKLPNFVFKKVEKLAKDWAVYLEHLNKENTWYITESPLIWKEINMWGGKKYLIGGLAEFWEHVYCYYGLESLISKQELEYLAEDNLKFFLENSETARKRAVQVITILGASNPQTCFLINELVEIKELWKSQGMVFKLFDYYQNIDSKKYETMQQYASYLNESKIFGKHDMVFVCETKTQVMQDADIVINIEEFSRHDVETEEMFLRRCYCRMDILAGFVNSHNKRSTKIIMANNGPVCFLTSCLSVACRSKKFKNIVAITADKGFPYIKSVSAKTGVPVSRISAPAVWGFVGTNHFVDVRNIIYKADMRMPFKRSLSSPKGSTLPLGIAHAEIRMMSYLLKTSNDITNETEDFAKELQTKLRRPPIFSKVRAITSLLKLWTAEEIGDEIISLGVCSDGSFGIPKGVVFSQPVKMDRTRRWTPFRNFPLMNEVTKREIKYCCNKIHGILEQYKLLEVLDHKKLFETEEEYDAYEKYLSNLQTNGEQFARSDSSDRTF